Genomic window (Paenibacillus sp. 37):
CCAAGTCACCGTGGAGATTGGCTTGTCTCACCATATGGAATACTTCAGTACTCATTCCGCTTCTGGAGTCTCCCTCCAACTCGGATTCATCCGGTTGCTCTCCCTGCATACTTCTCTGGACAAATGAATTGACATCCTTTGCATAACGCTTGCCTTCATTGCGCCATTGTTCCGCAATGTCTTCCTTTAACCAACTCATAGGTGTCCCTCCACTCTGCCCCTATTCATATGCCGTACAATAATGTGCCTGCAAGAACAAACTGATTTCGTTATCCGTTGCCTCCTCCGCACCATTCTTTTCTTCATAGAACAGGGCAACTTCTCTCCCAGCAGCATAGTTAAATCGTAAATATCCTCCCATCGACACCATGAACATCTTGCACATGTACTCATTCTCCAACACAGCGTCCCACTTAAATTCTGTTTTGCATGTATCGGCGAGTTCCTTCATGGAGCTTCCCTGTTCCGTGCCTGAAAAATGGTAAAATGTATGTTTCCGCAACTCATTCCACGGCTCAAAGTAAAGTGGCGTTATTGGATTATCCTGATGGTAATACCCACAATAGATCCGATCAAGCGTTTCGCCAAATTCAGTCTCCGAGCATGTCCATAAGGTGATATTCTCATCATGACGCGGTAGCCACAACAGTCCCTCAACTTCCGGATGAACAGCAAGGAAATCTCCATCTACAGAACTGCCGATGGAGATGCACTGCTCAAGTTGATGTTGACTTATAGGCGAATCATCCGTATGTATCCAAAAATCATATTCCACAAAAGGCTTCAACACTTCTGGGTCTGGCCTCTGCACATTCATCCATCCCGTATATGTACCTTCCCCGTAGTGTTCAATCCAGGTGCGGTATGACAAAGGTAGCGAGATGGCGTGCTGTTGTTCAAAGTGATCCAGTTCCTCCGCTGGAACCGGCTTAAGTACACGGGATACAATATACATTTGTCGACATCTCCCATCTCAATTTGGTTCATTCGCTACAGATCTAAGCCAGTTCTTCCTGTACAATGTCAGTCTGTACCCCTTTACGATTCAGAATACGAATGGCAAAGGCATCATATCCATCACGTTTGACCTGATCAAAATGCATGCGCTCTCCCGTAATCAGTTCATATGCACCATTTTCATCTACATCTTCGCCGAACTCTTCATCCCATGGCACATTGTAGTAGGCCGTCAATTCCACCTCAAAGATGTCCTCTCCTTCAACATCCAGATAAGGGCGAAGAGGTCTGTCACGTAGTGATTCTTCCGAATAGGTCTCACATAACATGGCATCATATCCGTGCTTGGCGGCATCAATGAGCAGATAGCGTTCACCTGTAACGGTATGCTCCGCATATACAAGAAGCGGTGTCGAATCATGCCAGGTAATCAGATCATCTTCCATCAAGTCACCATAATAAAAAATATGGAATTTATCATGACCATCACTCGTTTGAAGTTTGCCTTTCCACTCCACTTCCTCGGAATTAATGTCGTTGTCCTTTCTTGTCAAACCTTCCAGATAAGCAGGTCCGTGTTGCACACCATACTCATTCATCATCTCGCCTCCGATTTGTTCATTCGAATAGTAACTACTTTGTGCTCCTCATCCACCGTCAGTTTCACATCGATGTTTAGCTTGTCACGGAATAGCGCCGTAATATTGATATAAGGATCCCGGGCAGCTTCACTACTACCGCCACTGTTACGGCTCATTCCCTGATGAATTATGGACTTCACCAATTCGTTATCCGCTTTGCCAGTGTTATCGTAGGAGTAAATCACCTGCCCATCCTGATCATACAGATTCAAGACCGTTGAAAAATCATTGGCGTTCTCATACTGTTTCTCGGTCTGTACGTAGTTGTGGTCCGTATGTTGATAGTTTATAGTACCAGCCAGATATGGATTGTCCCCACCGGGCTTCACTTCATACTCCCGATAAGCCAGATTAAACAGGTATTGGATATGACTCATATCGATCCGGTAATAAAACTGACGGTTATCCTCTTGTTTATCCATCGCCGCAAAACTGTTAATCAGCGGCCAGGCTTCATAGGACTTCCCTTTAACATCAACCGCGAGAGCATAGTCAGATAGGACTGTCTGTTTTTGAAATATGCCATAAGTCTGTAAAATAAAATAAGCCGGAATCATCAACATACCCAGAATGATTGCAAAAATAGTTAATTTAAATCGTAGTTTCATGTTCTACTCTCCCTTGCAGCTTTAACGCTTCATCTTCGCTTTCAGTCTCATCCAGTCTTGTGCTGAAGCTTCGACAGTGTACGAACA
Coding sequences:
- a CDS encoding SMI1/KNR4 family protein, producing the protein MYIVSRVLKPVPAEELDHFEQQHAISLPLSYRTWIEHYGEGTYTGWMNVQRPDPEVLKPFVEYDFWIHTDDSPISQHQLEQCISIGSSVDGDFLAVHPEVEGLLWLPRHDENITLWTCSETEFGETLDRIYCGYYHQDNPITPLYFEPWNELRKHTFYHFSGTEQGSSMKELADTCKTEFKWDAVLENEYMCKMFMVSMGGYLRFNYAAGREVALFYEEKNGAEEATDNEISLFLQAHYCTAYE